GCGTTCCGCACGTGCATGTCGAGGCAGAAGGCGCAGTGGTTGAGCTGCGAGGCGCGGATCTGGACCAGCTCGGCCAGCACGGGATCCCCGAAGCCCTGCTTCGCGGCCCCGCTCAGCGTGATCATGGCGGTGCGCACCCCGGCGTCGAGGTGCGTGGTGCGGGCCGTCACGCGTGCTGTCCGGGCCGGTAGTGGCCCGGGACCGCGCGGGACGTCACGCCGAACCGGTTCCACGCGTTGATCACCGTGATCGCGGCGATGAGCTGCGCCAGCTCCTGCTCCGTGAAGTGCTCCGCGACCCTGTCGTACACCTCGTCCGGCACGAAGCCTCCCCCAGCCTCCGGCCGGGAGGTGCCCCCAGTCAGTACCGTGATCGCCTCGGTCAGCTCCAGCGCCGCGATCTCCTTGGGCGTGTAGAAGTGCCGCGACTCCTCCCAGGCACCGAGCTGGATGACCCGCTCCACCGACTCGCCCGCGGCCAGCGCGTCCTTGGTGTGCATGTCGAGGCAGAACGCGCAGTGGTTGATCTGGGAGGCACGGATCTTCACCAGTTCGAGCAGCACCGGGTCGACGCCCTTGCGGGCCGCCGCGTCCAGGCGGGCCATGGCCTTGTAGGCCTCGGGGGCCAGCTCGGCGAGGTTGATACGGGGTGTGTGCTCCGGGGCGCGTGCGTCACCGGCGGCAGGGGCCGCGGCGACGGTCTCGTTCGTCGTCATGCCTCGACCCTATGAGCGGAGTAGCCCAGGGGTATGGTCCATTCACATGTCGAAGTCCTGGGCCAATCTCGGGGTGGACCTCCACCTCGAACCGACCGGTTCGGGGGTGCGCAGGGGCCTGACGGACGCCCTGCGGGACGCCGTGGCCAGCGGCCGCCTCGCGCCCGGCACCCGCCTGCCCTCGTCCCGCGGCCTCGCCGCCGACCTGGGCATCGCGCGCAACACCGTCGCGGAGGCCTACGGGGACCTGGTCGCGGAGGGCTGGCTGACCGCCCGCCAGGGCTCGGGCACCCGCGTCGCGGCCCGGACGGTCCCGGGCTCCCCGGCTCCCGCGCCGCACCGCCGCCCGCCCGGCAGCCCCGCCTACGACCTGATGCCCGGCACTCCCGACCTGGGCTCCTTCCCCCGTATGGCCTGGGTGAAGGCCGCCCGCCGCGCCCTGCTCGCCGCCCCGAGCGACGCGCTCGGCTACGGCGACCCGCGCGGCCGCGTCGAGCTGCGCACCGCTCTCGCCGCCTACCTGGCCCGCGCCCGCGGGGTGCGCACCGATCCCGACCGCATCCTCATCTGCTCCGGCTTCACCCACGGCCTCACCCTCCTCGCCACGGTCCTGCGCGAGCGCGGCGTGACCGATGTGGCCGTGGAGGCGTACGGCCTCGACTTCCACTGGAAGCGCCTGACCGCGGCGGGCCTGCGCACGCGGCCGCTCCCGCTGGACGAGCGGGGCACGGTCGTGGAGCCGCTCGACGCCACCGGGGCGCCCGAGTCCGGGGCCGCGCGCCCAGGCGCCCGGCGGACCGATCCGGGAGCGGTGCTGCTGACCGCGGCGCACCAGTTCCCCACGGGGATGCCGCTCCACCCGAAGCGGCGTGCCGCGGTCGTCGACTGGGCGCGCCGCACGGGTGGCGTGATCCTGGAGGACGACTACGACGGTGAG
The nucleotide sequence above comes from Streptomyces sp. TS71-3. Encoded proteins:
- a CDS encoding carboxymuconolactone decarboxylase family protein, coding for MTTNETVAAAPAAGDARAPEHTPRINLAELAPEAYKAMARLDAAARKGVDPVLLELVKIRASQINHCAFCLDMHTKDALAAGESVERVIQLGAWEESRHFYTPKEIAALELTEAITVLTGGTSRPEAGGGFVPDEVYDRVAEHFTEQELAQLIAAITVINAWNRFGVTSRAVPGHYRPGQHA
- a CDS encoding PLP-dependent aminotransferase family protein; its protein translation is MSKSWANLGVDLHLEPTGSGVRRGLTDALRDAVASGRLAPGTRLPSSRGLAADLGIARNTVAEAYGDLVAEGWLTARQGSGTRVAARTVPGSPAPAPHRRPPGSPAYDLMPGTPDLGSFPRMAWVKAARRALLAAPSDALGYGDPRGRVELRTALAAYLARARGVRTDPDRILICSGFTHGLTLLATVLRERGVTDVAVEAYGLDFHWKRLTAAGLRTRPLPLDERGTVVEPLDATGAPESGAARPGARRTDPGAVLLTAAHQFPTGMPLHPKRRAAVVDWARRTGGVILEDDYDGEFRYDRQPVGALQGLDPDRVVYFGTASKSLAPGLRLGWMVLPGSLAAEVAAAKGHSDWSCGVPDQLTLAEFLTSGAYDRHVRAMRLHYRRRRDELVAALAERAPAVRVTGIAAGLHAVLELPAGTEEAVLHAAAWRGLAVEILGRFRHPDTEGASGPHDALVVGYGTPPDHAWHGALEALCEVLC